A stretch of the Macaca mulatta isolate MMU2019108-1 chromosome 14, T2T-MMU8v2.0, whole genome shotgun sequence genome encodes the following:
- the LOC100428752 gene encoding olfactory receptor 51I1-like yields the protein MFFIHLFSFVESGILLAMSFDRYVAICIPLRYATVLTDARVVHMGMSIIIRSFCMVFPLPFLLKRLPFCKANFLSHAYCLHPNLICQPCGDITINCMYGLVIVIFTFGLDSALILLSYVLILCSVLAIASREERLKTLNTCVSHMCAALIFYVPMVCVSMAARYGRHAPWYVHTLMSLIYLFVPLMLNPVIYSIKTKQICQRLCKILLATRI from the coding sequence ATGTTCTTTATCCATCTCTTTTCCTTTGTGGAGTCTGGCATCCTGCTGGCCATGAGCTTCGACCGCTATGTGGCCATCTGTATCCCGCTGCGCTATGCCACAGTGCTCACTGATGCTCGTGTGGTGCATATGGGCATGTCCATTATTATCCGCAGTTTCTGCATGGTTTTCCCACTGCCTTTCCTTCTGAAGAGATTACCCTTCTGCAAGGCCAATTTCCTCTCCCATGCCTACTGCCTGCATCCAAATCTGATCTGCCAGCCCTGTGGCGACATCACCATCAATTGTATGTATGGTCTAGTCATCGTCATCTTTACCTTTGGCCTGGATTCTGCCCTCATCCTCCTCTCCTATGTGCTCATACTCTGCTCTGTACTTGCCATAGCCTCCCGAGAGGAGCGATTAAAGACTCTTAACACCTGTGTGTCACACATGTGTGCTGCGCTCATCTTCTATGTGCCCATGGTGTGTGTGTCTATGGCTGCTCGGTATGGGAGGCATGCCCCATGGTATGTACACACACTCATGTCCCTTATCTATCTCTTTGTGCCTCTGATGCTCAACCCTGTCATCTATTCCATTAAAACCAAACAGATTTGTCAGAGGCTTTGCAAAATACTACTGGCAACCAGGATTTGA
- the LOC714847 gene encoding olfactory receptor 51I2 — protein MGSFNVTHPAFFLLTGIPGLESSHSWLVGPLCVMYAVALGGNTVILQAVRVQPSLHEPMYYFLSMLSFSDVAISMATLPTVLRTFCLNARNIAFDACLIQMFLIHFFSMMESGILLAMSFDRYVAICDPLHYATVLTTEVIAAMGLGAAARSFITLFPLPFLIKRLPICRSNVLSHSYCLHPDVMRLACADITINSIYGLFVLVSTFGMDLFFIFLSYVLILHSVMAFASREESLKALNTCVSHILAVLAFYVPMTGVSTVHRFGKHVPHYIHVLMSNVYLFVPPVLNPLIYSAKTKEIRQAIVHMFCHIKI, from the coding sequence ATGGGGTCGTTCAATGTCACTCACCCTGCATTCTTCCTCCTGACTGGTATCCCTGGTCTGGAGAGCTCTCACTCCTGGCTGGTGGGGCCCCTCTGTGTGATGTACGCTGTGGCCCTTGGGGGAAATACAGTGATCCTGCAGGCTGTGCGAGTGCAGCCCAGCCTCCATGAGCCCATGTACTACTTCCTATCCATGTTGTCCTTCAGTGATGTGGCCATATCCATGGCCACACTGCCCACTGTACTCCGAACCTTCTGCCTCAATGCCCGCAACATCGCTTTTGATGCCTGTCTAATTCAGATGtttcttattcatttcttctCCATGATGGAATCAGGTATTCTGCTGGCCATGAGTTTTGACCGCTATGTGGCCATTTGTGACCCCTTGCACTATGCCACTGTGCTCACCACTGAAGTCATTGCTGCAATGGGTTTAGGTGCAGCTGCTCGAAGCTTCATcaccctcttccctcttccctttcttaTTAAGAGGCTGCCTATCTGCAGATCCAATGTTCTTTCTCACTCCTACTGCCTGCACCCAGACGTGATGAGGCTTGCCTGTGCTGATATCACTATCAACAGCATCTATGGACTCTTTGTTCTTGTATCCACCTTTGGCATGGACCTGTTTTTTATCTTCCTCTCCTATGTGCTCATTCTGCATTCTGTCATGGCCTTTGCTTCCCGTGAGGAATCTCTCAAAGCTCTCAACACATGTGTGTCACATATCCTGGCTGTACTTGCGTTTTATGTGCCAATGACTGGGGTCTCCACAGTGCACCGCTTTGGGAAGCATGTCCCACACTACATACATGTCCTCATGTCAAATGTGTACCTATTTGTGCCTCCCGTGCTCAACCCTCTCATTTATAGTGCCAAGACAAAGGAAATCCGCCAAGCCATTGTCCACATGTTTTGCCACATCAAAATATGA